The Ornithodoros turicata isolate Travis chromosome 9, ASM3712646v1, whole genome shotgun sequence genome includes a region encoding these proteins:
- the LOC135367986 gene encoding uncharacterized protein LOC135367986 codes for MLFLLAACACAAVIASEHNAEGNLQEVVDTREVRTEPPLLWSDRLEELASQGENFTIRQTDANSSDSIKITIEGDAAVTEQPITIIVAGNLSDPAEGNLSQEASDNAKALRTARNLSFRPSQIDSVVSVKESSNTGDKAETTTPQNGTDDAQEKTGEHHQNGTHGKGCTKKSSNQSGKVLRRSGRRLVSIFPFLRSSSPVPSPGKVGEGTPHRHVWDRDFMASLVNQTRIALSKKQVAAGLYGYQEESELKSQGCQPLKESPQIQDRAICPFRFITTLDQRRVPKMMETVQCLCENSPCGARAGFRCVQVKRVVHLMRKMGRNLVERLELLPVACVCAYVGKE; via the coding sequence ATGCTTTTCCTCCTCGCTGCCTGTGCCTGCGCCGCGGTGATTGCAAGTGAACACAACGCAGAAGGAAATCTGCAAGAAGTAGTAGACACACGCGAAGTACGCACTGAGCCGCCCCTGCTCTGGTCGGACAGGCTAGAAGAACTCGCTTCTCAAGGTGAGAACTTTACCATCCGCCAAACGGACGCAAACAGCAGCGACAGCATAAAGATTACAATCGAGGGCGACGCCGCGGTTACAGAGCAACCCATAACCATCATCGTAGCAGGCAATTTAAGTGATCCCGCCGAAGGAAACCTCTCTCAAGAAGCTAGCGATAACGCGAAAGCACTTAGGACAGCCAGAAACCTTTCCTTCCGTCCTTCCCAAATCGATTCCGTTGTTTCTGTGAAAGAGTCGAGCAACACTGGCGACAAAGCAGAAACAACAACTCCTCAGAACGGAACCGACGACGCGCAAGAAAAAACGGGGGAACACCATCAGAATGGTACACACGGCAAAGGTTGTACGAAGAAAAGTTCGAACCAATCCGGAAAAGTGCTAAGAAGATCTGGAAGAAGATTAGTAAGTATCTTTCCGTTTCTAAGAAGTTCATCGCCCGTTCCTTCGCCTGGCAAAGTTGGAGAAGGTACGCCACACAGACACGTCTGGGATCGAGATTTCATGGCGTCCCTGGTCAATCAAACACGAATTGCACTGAGCAAGAAGCAGGTCGCCGCTGGGCTGTACGGTTACCAGGAAGAAAGCGAACTGAAATCACAGGGTTGCCAACCGCTGAAGGAAAGCCCCCAGATTCAAGACAGAGCGATATGTCCGTTCCGATTCATCACGACCCTGGACCAAAGACGCGTTCCGAAGATGATGGAGACCGTGCAGTGCCTCTGCGAGAACAGCCCGTGCGGTGCACGCGCTGGTTTCAGGTGCGTGCAAGTGAAGAGAGTGGTTCATCTGATGCGCAAGATGGGACGGAACCTCGTCGAGAGGTTAGAACTGTTGCCAGTTGCCTGCGTTTGCGCCTATGTGGGAAAGGAATGA
- the LOC135367985 gene encoding uncharacterized protein LOC135367985, whose product MAQRRMRSISALLETAGSEASLIRPSKNSHPFACCQSNYKRAAIYVMYIGAVIVILWQTRTLYPETPTVGGYILVCVKIFFILLVVVSSIKLFFCLKDFYSSLHNEDYIPSPSKPARKYHGDGGHGDVSVKEEDEAADIEDDDYEEFCRREGFALPKREKAEDNVEPQLG is encoded by the exons ATGGCACAGCGCAGGATGCGAAGTATCTCGGCGTTGTTAGAAACCGCAGGTTCAGAGGCGTCCCTCATTCGGCCCTCGAAGAACTCTCACCCATTTGCCTGCTGCCAGTCCAATTACAAGCGTGCTGCAATATAC GTGATGTACATAGGCGCGGTGATCGTCATTCTATGGCAGACCCGGACCTTATATCCTGAAACACCCACAGTGGGCGGTTACATCCTAGTCTGCGTGAAGATCTTCTTCATTCTGCTTGTGGTCGTTTCGTCCATCAAGCTGTTCTTCTGTCTCAAAGACTTCTATTCTAGCCTCCACAACGAAGATTACATCCCGTCTCCCAGTAAGCCTGCCAGGAAGTACCACGGGGATGGAGGTCATGGGGACGTGTCCGTGAAGGAAGAAGATGAAGCAGCCGATATTGAGGATGACGACTACGAGGAGTTTTGTCGGAGGGAAGGGTTTGCCTTGCCGAAACGCGAAAAGGCTGAAGACAATGTCGAACCGCAGTTGGGTTAA